The Vitis vinifera cultivar Pinot Noir 40024 chromosome 18, ASM3070453v1 region aagatttgagagaaaatgagagaaaaaaataaaaatataatttaatttaattcagaCTTacatatgaatatttaaaattttgaaaatatgtaaattttaaacatatttgatttttttttactatttttagtattaaagttaataaaaaatattttttaatatatattttttctttttcaatattttcctcCAACCAAGCATTAGCATTAACATGTTATGATTGGAGgggaaaaaagtaaaagaaaaaactgtGACACCATGTTCCTTATTCCAAGAAAAGCATAAATCTAATGATCAAAGGGTTGACTGAGAAGGTGGTAGGACTACCCCAGATAAAGCATCATTAGTACTCCATCCATGATTCCATGCAAGCAAGAGTCCACAAAACGAAAGCCCAAATGTGGCGACCGTGTATAATGATGGCCCAGGGCCCATATTGAGGGTCTTAATGGTCCAAACATCCACGTAAGAGAATTGAGGCTGAAAAAGAGGAGAAATCAAGAGTCGCCAAGCACTCAATTCCTTAACGGGGTCCAACCACTGCAACAATGAGAggagctatatatatatatatatgcatgtctTTCGTGCATAGATGGGGAGAAGTGACATTATTATCAAGTCATAATATAGTAGTTGGGACTTGGGAGAAGTAGCAAGCGGGATATTGGTTAGGAACTTTTCACTTTTCTCAAATCACAGCTTAATAGTTAGAAGTTAGAAAATAGAACCCATGTCCCAACTCATCTTCTTGGTTGTGCCCATCAAATGGGCTCAAATCATATCTCAGTTGCCCAGCTTTTCATCTTCATACTTTGATGGGAAAGCATGATTGATAGATATTCCCTAGGATTTTATAATGTGAAAGGTGCTCCCTCTCCAATATTGGTGGGTACAGTTAGTCGGAGAATCTGAGTGGTAAGGGATATAGAACTGAAGTTTACACAAGGcgttggtctttttttttttaatcagtaGGGCAAAGGGTCCCTTACACGTTGGGCACACTGGTTCTTCAAGCCAATCATTGGAAAGGCAGATCTCAAGATGATGAATTGATGATAGGctaacaaataattttatattgtatCATCATTTTGACTATAAGGCCTTCCTCACACACTAGTGttggaaataaatattatcCTACATTAAGATTCAGAATCCATCTTTTTTATTCCTCTGCAAAGTCCACAATGACCTCTCATATTCCATGGTTTGTATTAGAATGATAAGAAAAGGGGAGGGGAAACTCTAGAAGATGGAAGAGTACAAAGTAACGGGTCCAATTGAGGTGGTACACAGACAAGTGTCTTAAAAGGGCCGAATTAATGGGATGAATTcaagtttgaaattaaaatagcTTCCCAACAACCTCTCATTCATGCCAGCTTCCTGCAGCAATCTCAGAAGGTTCAATCGCatttaaatttaactttaaattataaatagaattaaaaaaaatgatgagatgCAAGACTAGTCTTAATTTCTAGGCATGCTAGTATACATATTGGCCATGGTTTGGTTATAGTAGAAACACAAggtgaaaataaaacaaaataaatgtgtTGTTTCATCATGTTCATGTTAGGGCTTAAAGGGAGGAGGACAATGCCATATTGATATTTGCACACCCCACGCCATGAATGGAGATTCGTGTATGTTTCGCCTGAGCATCAACACCATGGCACGTGATGCATCCACCCCCCGTCTCATCATGCTTCTTACTCTACtccacattattattattgatgatAATCAGGAAGGGAAGAAAAAGCAAAAGGGGGGCTTTGATGTAAATTAATACAAAGTTATTGAGTGACGACATGTGTGGTGTGATGGAAACCCAAAGCCACGCCACAAGCGCCCTTCCTTATCAGCTACTCTCCACCATTAGTTTATTCAGATGAATTATTAAGCATAAAATAACACACTTTGAAAGCAAAATAGAAAGCAGGAATAAAGGCCCACCCCCATTATCCACAGTCCCACTCTCTCACGCTACATGTCTCTCTCCTCTCCATCACTCTTCTCTCTTATCTCTCTCATCTCTATCCAGGAGAGGTGAGAGGAGATGGGAGCATGATGTTCCAACACCAAGATAGATTTATTGGGGCTGAATGCTGAGCAGTCCCTCGTATGTATTCCTCATCGATCCTCACTTCTTTTCAACAAACAGAAGCCATGACATCACCccacaacaaaagaaagaaacagaCAAAGCAGCCCTCTCCAAGGTGCTGATTTTTATTGTGAGAAAGGTCagacgatgatgatgatgttaAAAGGGGTTAGAGCCGCAACAGCAACAACCACCCTAGTCTTTGCTCCAATAATTcacttataataataataatttatatataagttttatgAAAGAGCAGCAAAAAGAAGGGAGGGAGACGAACGCAGCCTTTCAGATTCCTCACGGCTCTCATATCCACTTGGTGCCTTTGGCCTTGTGGAGTGTGGGGAGATAGAGACGGCTGGGAGCATCTGGAGAGAAATCTGAGATAGAGAGAGATGCAGGTCGCTATCCTTGTGGGGCTTGTGGGGTTACGTGTCCCCTAAGCTTCCACATGATTTGAACTAACCTTGTGACTTATATACAAGATtattgtaaaagaaaattacaaagaCATCCTCCTTGTAAATCCAATCTCTCCTCGGACCACAACTCTCGAGTGTTCCTGTACTTGGTGCCCATTGCCCAATGGGGGACCAATTGGAAAAACCTTGAGTCAAGTAAAACTACCAACTCCTCCATTTACATGAATGTCACCCCTCCGCGTAACCTCAAAGCTATATTGTCTGACCGAATTCAAGGAATCATCAGGAGGAGCATTCACTATCAGACTTTTGCTACCATCTCTATACCATTTATGAGGGGGAGTTGGTTGGGGGAGGCCACCCCAATTTGACCACAACATACCTTTTCTTTCCCAAGTACACAATATcaatacaaatttatatatgCGCCAATTCAATCAAACAATTGTATCCTACTCAtaccaacaaataaaaattctagAATTCTACCCAACACCATTCTGGGACCAATTCCTCCTTTCCATTTATAGGGGGCTTAAAAATCTTTCTAGAAATTTAACTACACCATGTATTGAGTGTTGGGCCCGTAGCACATACTTCATGTTAAAAGCTTTTAACAGGATCAACTCGTATTCTTAGCAAAATCATGATGAAAACACGACAAAAGATTGCAGGATTTATGTTAACAGCATCCGCGCTAAACTCCAGATTTCCTCGTTCATGTTCACTGCTAAATCATGACAACGATACGACAAATTGATCGCAGGATATAACCATAAACATTCTTTTGCGAACCGAGCACCCAAGATTAGGGGGTTGGACATGCCAGATCATCCATGTCAATGGAGCTGTAATATAATGTCAAAACCCTTTGGAGACCTACAAACAGTTAGTACTGAATTACCTTTTTGGTAGGGGCTTTAAAAGGTTGGTTCCACTAAAAGTTTGGCTCCAAAAGACCCCCCATCTGATGTGTGGCTTAATTAGCATATGCAACAGAAATAAAGCCGGAATGAGAGACCCCGGAGTTGAGAAAATGCACAAAACAAGAGAATATAACAACTTCAAAAACACTAGCTGTATGATTAAAAGCATGTTTTCTGTACATAAGCCATAACGCCACTCCATTATTGCAAATTTTCCCAACAAAGAAAGACCCATACATGTATGTTATGATATGTACATAGATACACTGTCAATATATCCTAAAAGATGTAATCTAGAAAGTAAAAACCCCAAACAACATTTATTCTAAAGAGAGAGACACAATTTCCATAATCTAGAGCTAATTAGAACACACTACTTCCCTATTATTTACACAAGAAACTAGGACCACCTATTCCTTGATCACATTTTACTTCCACTTTTTGTTGTGtttgcttttatttgtttatttattcatttactcatatatatatatatatatatatttttttttttttttcaggagagtttttttttcttttccatttactAAACCTAAAGGACTTTACAGGATTTCAAGCACCATTTATCTATTTGTGTTATCCAGTTGAAAGCAGACTGTTGTATCTTAAACACTCAAAATGGGGCTCGATGAGGAATACCCTTTCTTCTCCTGGCATTGCTGTGGTTGAAAATGGGAGGAGTTGCTGGAGAAATGTTGTTGATGGTCTCGTCTCCGGAGCTAGACGCAGTGGACTTGTCAGCAGCAACAGTAGCATCATGGTGCCCATCCAGGGAAATGGTTGGCCCATCTATCATCAGCCGACTGAAAAGATGCGTCCTCTGAAACTTCCTGGGTGTGGATGATTCATCTGATTCGGACCCATGGAAGGTTTCACGACCATGTTTCAGTTTCAGCCAGAATGTGAGGTCCGGATCGCCCCGCTTCATGGCTCCAAGCTATCAATGACAAAGGGTACTTTGGTCAACTGATTTGTCTTTACAAGGCGTTCACACCAAAGAAGTAAACgtgagagtgagagagagagagagagacagagcaAAGGGAGcaagaaatccaaaaatacaaaacaagtCTCCTGGGCAACTTCAATTTACCCAAAAAGAAGACTTGATAGGGCAACAAATATAATGGAGAAATTGGCATTTCATAAACGGAAGCAATGACACCCCtgggaaaaatgaaattaacagAGCAGACCCAGAAACCGTATGTTGAAAACCATCAACCAAAATTCAATGAATGAAAGAAGTTGGAAAACTGAAATCAGAGGAGCTGGTGAAGTAATGATAATCAAACAACAGAGGAAACGAAATTACACatagaaagaaaggaaaaaaaacgaagggagggagggagggagggagggagggagagagagagagacaaacCTTGCAGCCCAAAGAACAGAACCTGAAAGAGTCAAGGAGGCTTCTGCAACAAATCTCACAGGTGTTGGTGACACCCTTTCCAGGCCTGGGCTGTGGGCGCTCATTCAGAAATACAATCTTCGCACTGTTGATAACGTAGGTTTGAACGCAAGATATGTCGATGTACTTCTGAATTTCATTAACCCTCACCACGTTGTGGTACGAGGATCGTCTTATCTGCaacaaccaccaccaccacccactCCATCAAATTCTCAAGGGAACCCACCCCCACCCCTCATTCTCTGAAACAATCAACAACATTGAAAAATGTGAATGCTAAACCCACCTGAACAACGCAGTGATCCTTGTGATGGATCAAACAGTAGGAACAGAGGGCATCTCCCATACAATCCAAACAAAACATATTGCATTCGCTCTTATTAGAATCTCCATGAATACCGCAGGGAACGAAGTAGCTAGCTCTCAGCATTGGCTTCAACCACGGCGGACCCAGATGATCGTTCCCCATTCGCCCAATCGAACTCACCTGTGACACCAAGCACAACTCTCACCTTAGGTAATAAACCACCCACAAACAATCAAACCGCAAACAACTAAAACGCCATGGCTTCCATCCTCCATCTGATTACCATCACTTTTTTGTGGTGAGGAATCTCCCGCTGCTGATTATCGATAGCCAGTCTGTTCAGCTCTGGAAGCACAGCAGAAGAAGAAAGGACAAACCCACATTAACCAGAGAGGAACAAACCCAAAAAAACCAACCTGAAAAGGAGAAagaatgaatcaaataaaatacCCAGAAAGCTTCAAGAGGTGAGAGGGTGAGTGAAGTCGGTCCACAGATTTGATTGAAGAAAAGAGGAGTTAAAAGAGAGGaagaaagaaatttataaggcggtcaccaaaaataaaataaaaaaccaaataaatatttaaggAAAGAAACGTGCCCTCTCTAGTCTCTactcatattatttatttattataacagCCCATTTTCTGGACGGATATCTATCATCTATGCTGACAGCAATGACCAGATTCTCCCTTGTCAGCCCTCCGATCATATTCATCCCCATCAACTCCCACTCTCCTCCATTCTCAGCCCTCTGATCAAAGCCCGGACCCACCtcctccatttttctcttttttcttctttattctttttccttctcaGGCCTCAGCAAACAAACACCCATTCCACTTCACTCCCTCCTCTTTCacattatttttagatttaattaaatttctataTCCCGTGTGTAGTTTACTAGTTTTGCACCATAATTGATTTCATTATTCATTAACATGTCATTTTAAGTCACTCATgccattatattttattaatatttattatttcacTGCATTTTACATGCTCCTGGGATTAGATAACGTACATGTTGATGTAGGTGACATCAATTTCCAGctgtatttaattaattaaaatgtaatataaatattattgaatgtaaattaaatttgaaaactcatgaatatatatataaacttgaTTCCACTGAATTCCGTGTTAAATGGAAAATCCCCACTGGTTGCTTTAATGAATGGATTAGGTTAATTGTGGGAATTAATATTATAGATAATaatgagtaaaaaaataaaattgaaaaagaaataatataaattatggGTTAATTGTGATTTGTGAGAGCAGcgtaataataatattaatattaaaagaataaaaagatagCTATAAATGGATTGGATTAGTGCATGTACAAGTTTTCTATACCTGTAATCATATTCAAAAtgcatttaataattatattttggtttttcttatatgatagacattaaaaaataaaaaatacgagtaaaggaaataaaaaatgataaaaatcagACAAAAAAATCCCCATCCTCGAAATCATGGCTTTGCTAAAATAATACACTATATTCACAAGATTTGATATGTAAAGTACCCTCCCTCTTTTTGTTTGAGACATAAGGAGAGGAGGCCGAGAGGAGGCCAAGGGGAGGAGTGAGATTAAGATGGTTTTTGCATGATTCTTGGGAAAGAGTAGAGGCAAAGTGACATGTGGAAGATAGGATAAGGACGTGTCATGCATTACATACACTACACTATCATACAAACGCTGCGGCGGCTTTTGGAGGTCTCGGCGGTGGGTGGGTCGGTCAGTCCAGTGCCTCGATGGAGTTATAGGGGATGATGATCTCTAATCTGGGTGGGGAATTTGGCTAAAGGGATTAAACATGGTGGTGGCGTCAGCTATTATAATATCAGTTTGGTGCTCTGTTTAAAGTATTCCAAAGTTGGAAAAATCTAGTAATACTTATCCACTTCTCTAATAAAgctcatatattaaaaaaaaaaaaacaaaagggacaATTCTTCCAACCCAAAATCATATCATTGCTCCACTAACTAAAGCGAGAACCTTGTATTAAGTCCCTCTCAAAGGCTGTTtcgaatttttggaaaagttaaTCATGCTGAGGGGAAACCCAAAGCCACTGCCTCACCAGTCTAGCTTTTCTTGAGATTTCCCAAACACCCTCCTAAAGCCTAAAACCCTAAAGGCCTAAAAGTGAAGATGCTCTTTTGCTGCCTTCTGCCTTCCAAATTGTATGATTGTATCAAGGATAGGCATGGGCCCATTCACAGGCGGGACAGAAGCACATAGGCCCATCGTTCATGGGCCTTGGACCTGCCTAAGAA contains the following coding sequences:
- the LOC100246080 gene encoding protein RGF1 INDUCIBLE TRANSCRIPTION FACTOR 1; protein product: MVSSIGRMGNDHLGPPWLKPMLRASYFVPCGIHGDSNKSECNMFCLDCMGDALCSYCLIHHKDHCVVQIRRSSYHNVVRVNEIQKYIDISCVQTYVINSAKIVFLNERPQPRPGKGVTNTCEICCRSLLDSFRFCSLGCKLGAMKRGDPDLTFWLKLKHGRETFHGSESDESSTPRKFQRTHLFSRLMIDGPTISLDGHHDATVAADKSTASSSGDETINNISPATPPIFNHSNARRRKGIPHRAPF